tgcACTTGCTACGTCACTTGTTTCAGAAATCCCTGTGGCCTCTGCTAGCTTGCAGTTATTCGTTTCTTCTTCTGGGTGGGAGCAGAACAGGGTTGGTGGCCCCCATTGATGGGGGCAGGAGGCAGGAGGCAGGAGGCCACGGTGCAGCCATTCCCACGGGGCAGGTGCCACGTCTCAGCTGTGTTTATTGGTGGCTTCACACCtacatttctgtctgttttgAGATGAATCCCACCATGGACTGAAAGGTGACGGGCTATGAAGGCATGATTGCTACAGGCTTAGACAAAGCCTTGCTTTCACTTGCCCTCGTGTGCTCCCTGATTGTTTGTTTGTGAGAGTCGTGATCTGCCTGTGAGCTCCTCCCTTGGTGTCTTCAAATCAAGTATGTGGTACCCAGGGGGCTAGGGAGGTGGCCGCAGCAGCTAAAATGATGGGTGTGGGGGAAGACTGTGAATGGTGAAGGCTTTTTAGGCAAAACTGTGCCCTTTTTTTCAGACTGAGGCTGTTACATGTCTTGTCAGGTTGTCTAAGGAGGGAGATCTTTCTTCAGAACCTAGTTGGCCTTGAAGTCCCTTGAATTCAGAGGTGGTTTTGTTGCTGCTAAATGCTGGAGCAGAGAGCTTTCAGTAAGTCTGCTCTCCAGCAAGTATGCAAAATAAGGCATGAAGCCCCTCAGCTCTTGCTTTCCTCCCAGAGGATTCCACTCTGCCCTCGCTGCAGCAGTAAGGCAGGCCAGGTCACGGGAGGTGGTGAGGACCTGTGGTTTGGGTCTCAGTCCAAATTCACAACAGACGGGTCCTGGACCACGGGCAGTACCAGCACATACATCTTTGGTGTTTGTCTCTGGCAGGGCTGAACTTGACCCTTTTCCATACTCTATCGAGGACTCATGGCAGGACATGCCAGGGTCACGCTCTGTCCAGGGCTGTTTCcttgcttctctttccttctgcgaTTTAATATATTCATCTTCATGTAATACGAGCCGTAATTCAGTTTCAAAAGCCCACGCCGTTGGCTTGTGCTCCAAAGTGCCCATGAATTAGTGAGGGTGAGTGAGCAGTCGGTGAAAATAAGTGGGTTTTTCTCTTTCATCCtacagctgcctgtgctgcttcGCATTGGCTGTATTGGCTTGGTGTTCACGTGCAATGCGATGATGTGGACAGTCTTTGCAAAAGCCCTGCGACTCTCCTCCTCCTCGGCTGCTGCCTCTGTGACATCGACGGCCTCCAACTTCATTTCTTCGGTGAGTAGATCCCTTCCCCAGGCGCTGAAGCCTGGAGGAGCACAGCGATGTGGGAACGGTCACACTAGATGCAACTGGTCGTAGCTCATCTCCCAGCATGACCGGCGTTGCTGGCCACGAAGGGAGAGTTACAGGCAGACGTAAAATGATTGTATCAGGTCTCAGCCGCTCTGACAGTTGTTCACGGCTGAGGCTGTAGGACTTTTCTGGGTGGTGCAGGAGGAAGGGCACTGCTGCCCAGTGCCATGCCTTGCGGCAGCTGTATGATTTACTGAAATTTTCTAATTGCCAGTGAGAGCCAGAGCTGggagctttgctttgttttgcttttcctttgcaacACCTCACCTGTGACAAGCCAAAGCTACCCTAGCTGAGTGTGAAGATGCACCACTTCTAGTGgcagcaaaagcatttttgaCCCACCGGTTTCTTGTGCTTGTTTTTCACTCTCAGCAGCTGTCCACCTTGTTTCTGTGCTCCAACTCAGTCAGATCATGGTGGTGTCCAAAACTCAAGTCACTGAGGCCCTTTTTTTATTGACTGGAATTGCCTAGTTGGCTGGAGATTTGGCTCCCGAGAGGTGCTGGGAAGGCAGCAAAGCACACGCGCATCTGTCAGAATCCTGCTTTGGGACCGCAATATGGCTGTGCTTCCAGGCTGGATGGTAGAGTAGGTCATCTCTGGCATCAGGCGCAGCAGCCTTTTCTGTTGGTGGTCCCAGCAGGAGTTTCCTTGAGCAGGTTTTTTCCAGGGCTGGCTCTCCCAGCAGAAGAAGTCCTCGCAGCTCTGGCAGTGCAGGAGGCTTTGGGGTGGCTCAGCCCAGCAAAGCTttgtctctgtcctttccttcAGGCCATCCTGGGCAAGCTTCTCTTCGCGGAGACGTGGACGCCTCTGTGGTGGGTCGGCCTTGCCGTGACGCTCTGTGGCCTCGTGCTGCTGCACACAGCTGTGCCCCAGCCGGCGCAGCTCCCGGTGGAGAAGAAGGAGGCGTGATGGCTGCCATTGGGGGCACAGCACTATGCCACCCCTCGCCAGCCTGCCTCGTGATGGCATCCCCAGTCCCCAGCCAACTCTGAACGCACTGGCCATGGACCTGCTAACCCCTGCTCACCTGCTGATCTGCCGACTCACAAAGTCATTCTGGTCGCATCTTTCCTGGCAGGTCAGTGGTGGTGTGGTGGCAGTGACAGCCTCAGACAGAGCTGGTCCGCTCTGAGTCAGTATTGTAGAAATCAGGGCCAGAGGCTTATCAGCCACTCCTCTTCCTTCACACACCTGCAGCTGTGGAGCTTTCCCAGTTTGGGGAAGGCTGAAAGTAAACGTGGTAGCTGTGGAAGGTGCCTGTGCATCAGTACTTTTCCATAAGAGGACCTGTCCCGAATTAGAAAAGCAATCACTGAAGGCAGCTGATACTTCTGCGCTGCTGTTTCCTgactttcctctcttcctcttgaAATGGCCccatgcctgctgctgcctgtaaGGCTATGGAGCCTTTCATTAATTCCTTCAGCTTCCCCTATGAGTCACATACACCTTTTAACTTGCCATTTGTATCTGATGCCTGTAACTTCCGCTTACCTGTTCCTGACATTACTCACTGTAAGGTTGccactttttcctttaaactttttACCAGGATGGGGTTTTGATCACCATTCCTGCTGTGTGTAGGTCAAAGTGTAATTTGGGGACAATACAACAGGCTGCATGTGAACAGTCAGCCACTTTCACTAGGAGTGTCGGTGTTCAACAAATTCCGTATCAGAACCTGTCAGGTTTATCGTGACTGGCAGATCTGCACCGTGTCCAGCAGGAGCGTAAAAAATAGACTTGCAGGTGAAAATGCCGCTGGAGTTGGGTTTGtgccttttccttctttgtatCAGAAAGATGAAAAGTCAGTGTTCCCAGAAGAGGCTGGGAGGTTTTTTGCTCCAAGTCCCCTGCTTCAGCAGACCATCCTAGCTCATCACATCTGGTAGCCGTGTCCCAAGAGGGGCAAAGCCTTTGCCTCTGCTCTCTGTGTGCTCATAAGTCTTCCCCTCCAAAGAGGGGAGCTGCATATGTGGTGGGGAAGAGGGCAGAGTGCCTTTCCTCCGTACCAGCATGGGTCTTTGCACCTGGGGAGCTctttgggtagcagcagtgatACAAAGAGTGGGACACATCCAGCTGCCTGGGAAGCTGGGACTTGATGCGGTGACCCAGCATCCCTCATAGGTCTGCGGAAATGACAACTAGGAACTATGCATTTCTAAGTACATCAAGTCTCCTTAGACCTTTGTATATGATGGAGAAATAATGAAGGCTGCAAGCCTGATTTGTTTGCCCTTGTTACTAGCTCAGCCAGCTGTAAGCCGTGGCTGTCTTTGTGTGAGTAGCAGGAGAAGGACCAGACTCTCTCCTCTCTGGTTAATTTGGCTGTTGCCCCTCCTCCTAACAAACCTTTTGGAAAGTTTTTTAACATGGGCTATCTTAAAACTGACATTTCTTTATTACAGTCATTGTTGGAGGTCAAGGTCTAGGAGATGTTTGCACATGTGCAGAAAGCGTGGGCAACAATTCACTTGGTGACGCTCACTTTTAAGGCAGAAGAACACAAACAACGGCTGTAAATTCACTGTTGTAAACACTTGAAGGTGGGAATGGAAACAAGTTTTCCTCCAGTTGTTGTGGGAGGAAAAGATTGCCGAGCAGTACAGTTTGGGCAGAATCCCTCTCCTCTATGTACACAGGGTTTGGCCCATGTCTGCCAGTGGTGCTTGTCAGCGTGGGGCCAGGGCTGCAAGGAAGGCTGCAGTCGCCATACGTCGAAGCGGTGCACGTCCGGTAAATGGTTCATATGTAGTTGTCCAAAATGCAGCTGGAGATGATCTCAGAAAGGGGTGCCGGCATTTCCAAACTAAAACACTTTTCAAAGCTTGGTGGCTGAAATTTAATATTTACAGATATTTTAGaccacacatgcacaaaaaagtGATGTGAGACTAATGGGCGAGCTGTATTTGAAGAGCGAGTGGTTCAAATGTGGTAGGCCTTGTAAGGCTGAAGATCATGGCCAATCGTAAGACCTTGATTTACCAGGGCAGAAGGTGGGTTATCCTTATGCAGGAACTACAGTAGTTTTCTTGTGTGGAGTTTTTGCACACTTGAGCTGAGGTATTTTTAGAGAAGAGTCTCGGGCACACATTTCCGCtcaaatttcagtgaaatacaCTTTTCTTTGCACATATCCCAGGTCTTGGCTGTAATGAGTCTTCCCTGCACCTTCCCCTCATTTCTCAAACCCAACCCTAATTTTTCAGCATCTTGTTCATCAGATTTTCTTCAAGCAGGGCTATACCATGTCACGCTTTAAATAGTAGAAGAAGCAGGTGCATGGTTAACAGCATGGTTCACAGCATCGCTCATGAAGATTGAAGTATACTTGAATTAATGGTGGGAAACGTTTGAAAAATTGGTTGTATAAACAAGGTCCGAGAGTATTATATTCTAAGGTAAATAATACCTTGTATACCTTTACAAGGAACAAAGCCAAATGAAATTATAATTGCAGGTGAACCTTAAAGCACAGTTTGACTGGTTAGATAAGGAGCTATAAGTAAAACCTGAGAAATGTCCCTATTGTCATTGACAAGGAGTCACTGAAACTTGGAAGGTTTGTACAACATCTCAATCACAGCATATATCAAAATAACTTGAAGGATGGCAATGACTTCAGGGCTCTGATGTAATCAATGGCTGTACCTGGGGTATTGTTTCCAGTGCTGGACCCCCCAGTTCAAGAGGGGTGTTGGGAAACTGGTCTGGCACAAGGAGACCAAGATGGCAGGGGCCtacaaggagaagctgagggTTGTGGGCTTGTTGGAGATAGAGAGGCTCAGGCTGACGTGATAGCAGCCAACATGCTTGGAAAGGAGCCAAGCTCCTCTCCGTAGAAGTGGCCAGAACAAGAAGAGGCAACAGGCACGGGTTATGTCTTGGGAGTTTCAAGCTGGTCATCAGGCAAAAAAACATCACCAGGAGGTTACAGAAAGGCAGCAGAGTCTCCACCCATGGAGGTTTTCGAGGCTCAGCTAAACAAGACCTCAGCTGACCTGAGCTAGTGTTGGTGATCATCCTGTCTGGGCAGGAGTTTGGACTTCCTGTGACCTATGGACGAATTTCATGGGCAACACTGTCTGTAACTGAAACTGGTTTCCTCTTTTGCCTCCAAATTTGGCAGTTCCCTTTAAATGCTGCTGTGCCACGGAAAGGAGGTTCCTCCTTGAGGTGCCATACGGACCTAGGCCACCAGAGGCTTCTTGGCTAACCACAGAAACCATAACAGACACTTGCGTATGCATTCATAGCCTGAAAACAAATGCACTGTTACCAAAGGAAGAAGGAGCCCACTGTACTCAGCTGCTGATAATGAAGTGCTTTGTGCATTTGAAACTTTGCTGGTTGAGCAGCTAGCCTGCTGCGTGCAGAGCTAGTGGTGGCTCCCAGGGCAGGGTAACACTGGCCAGCTGCAGCACCCCAGTGTGGGGTGACCAAAGCACAGGGAAGCCTGGACCTTGCAGTGCTCCATCCTGAGGCTGCATGCAGCACCGCAGTAACCCATGTCCAGTAGCAGCACTTGACATATGCAGGACACGTTTTGCCCTGCTGAGCAACCAACCAGCCACTCTGTTCACTCTCCAAGgaaactttttggtttttgaCTGTTTAATAACCCTCttggttgttttgatttttccttgGAGTTTAAGGAAAAGTGGCTGTGAATGGCTGTACTAATTGCCAAGACTTCCTAAGCAGCTCCTGGGGCTACTGCACACACTTGAAGTCCTGAGGGAATGCTGGTGCTGGGTTAATGCCTGGGGAGCTCCTGGGTTGGGCCTCCCGCTCCCATTTTGCTGGGGGGAGATGATGCACACCCTGCTCAACCCTGCACAGGTCTTGCACTGCACAGAGGCTCTGGTGCACCCCGCGGGGATAGAGCCATGATGACGGAAATAAGTGGGTGGGAAGAGCTGGAAAGAGTGGTAGTAAGTGGGGTGTGGCAGATGGTACCACCACTTTTTGGAAAAGGCATGTACATTTTGAACCCATCACTCAAATCTTGCTTGACTCAGAGGTCACTAAGAGCTGAGGTTTCATCCCGCCTGTGGGATTTGGGGCTGGGGCTTAGCTGCGTGAGCAGCTCACCTCCTTCTGACACAAGCGAAGCCTCTCTGTTTTTGCATCAAGGTAAGAGTCAAACAAGTCTGCTTGCACCGTGACCTGCTCTTGGTGCATGTGCATGGTCTGAACATCAGCCAGGGCTTTGAACCTAATTGCTTTGAGTAAGTTAAGGCAACACTTGGGGAGAAATGAACAGTACCCCAGGGAAGGATGAGGCATTACAAATGCCACATCTCCCACTGCCAAGCAACTGTTTCCTCATCCAGTGAGGAGGTATTTTGAATGACTCCTTCCCTTCAGGGCACTCCTGAGTTAGGCAGCTCACAGGCATGGCTCTGCCAGGAACCAGTGCTGCAGGAAAATGCTTTGTAAGAAACTGTGGTGGGCATGGAGCTACTCCAGCTGCCCACCAAGGTGAGAGCATCTTGTGCTGCTGTGGAGGGCAATGGCCTGGATGCTGCAAAGATGGCTGAGCAGGAGTATGCTGGCTTGGTTGCTTTTCAGGACAGATAGCCACAGATCCCTGCCCTCAGTCAGTCCCACCATACCAAGGAGACTACCACATGCGATATACACGTGTCCAGGGGTGGGCCAAAGCCTTTGCACCCGCCGTGCTTTGGGTCTGCTCCCATACAGCGCATGAGCCGGATCCCCAGCGCTACACAGGACCGGCTCCTTCCTGCAAATCCTCCTGATCTAGGAAGGTTCTCCTTTCCCGCGTAGTGATTTCAGTTGCACTGCTGGCTGGTGGGGATGCGGCATGGCATAGTCTAACCTGTAGTCTATAGACTGTGTACATCTGTATGTATATAGACACGCACACCCACACAGACAGATAGGAGAAGCTGTTACACCACCCCTGCAGAAAGAAATGTTACTTGAAGACACTGGTATGCAAGTTTCTGTTTTCTCACTTAGACACGTGCAACCAAACATGTATCCTGTAGTTGAGAAGGTATTCTGTTAGTATTTTCCTTGTTCTCTGAAGCTGTTTTTAATATATGGATAAGCTATTTGATCCCTGATTCAATATTTGCGCTATTGATTTCCCTGCCCttgccatttattttttgcagccctcttctgctttatttttccttgtgcCTTTTCGTATTGTTTGCTCTAGGTGTAGTCTGTGGATATGTGTCCACACTTCAGTCAGTCGGTGTGGTCATACAAGCACACTCGAAGCTAGTTCATGGGTCAGTGGCAGTAGGGTGGATATGGCCCTGCAGTAACTGTACCCACCCTGTTGGACCCTTTCCAAGCACACACTGTGGGATCGCATAGCGAGGGGGGGGTACTTCTCCCCATCTCGGGTCTCTTGGTGGGCTGGGACGAAGGTGTGAGGAGCGAGTTAGCAGGCTAGGACCATTCAGTGTGGAAAAGAGATGGTGGTGGTCTGTAACAGGGGCTGGGAAGACCATGAGTTGCATGAAGAAAGTAAGCTGGGATAGCTGTTGACTGCTGCCTCTACCGCAAGGCCGGGGGCCACAAGGGAAGCTAGcaagcagcaacttcaaagcCAGAGGAGCTTCCCCCTCCTACAGTGTGTCATTCAGCTGAGGAACTCCTGCCCACAGGACGCAGCAGAGGCTGGCAGGATCCTTGGGTTCAAAAAGGGAGCAattttactaagaaaaaaagctgctgtctGGGAAAAGTGACATGGTAGAGATCTGGTTTTGTCATTTCTTGCACAAAATTCTAAAGTGTTTTCCTGAGAAGCAGAAGTACCTTATCCTGAGTCATATTAGTCCAATACCTAATGTAATCATTTCAGCACCCTAGCATgcttatttcagtgtttccagtGCAACAGTTGTACCAGAGTTGAGGGTCAAGTGGTCATAGTACTGAAATCCCAAGTTCAACCTTCACACATCATTGCTTCCTATATCTAGACTGATTTTGCAATTTTGCCTCTTGCATCTCagcaagggaaggggaaagggatcttgaaaaataaccagaaaagatattttaacatTATAGCATTTTGGCTTGCTGTTAAAGCAGCTCTATATTTTTGCAAGGTGGCCTGGCCTAAAACCTCAGTTTCCTGTGATGACTACAGGACTTCTCTTTCAGGGCAGGGGAAGTGCTACACAAGAGTGTTTTGCCTGACTAGCTGTAAGCCTACATTGGGTATATGTGTAGTTATGGTCTCTGTTTTATCTCTCTCTTTGCCTTCTTCAGAAGCTGACTCCCTGTGGGCAGCACTGGGTTGGGCACAGAGTGATATGGTTTTCATTCCTTCTGGAGGTAAATGCCCAAAGGTAGTCACCTACATCCTTAACTTTAGGTCCAAAAACCCTCTTTCAAGGTTCAGTGAGAAGGAAACAATGGAATTTCCATAATAATTTCATTGGCATCAATCATTTCTCTGGTATTTGACTGTGAGAAACTCATTAGCAGGTGGCTGGGGCCAGGTGACTTGAAATCAGTTAAGATTTGGGCTTGGTCATCTTGCATCAACCCCTGACGTTGGATTGCCTGCCACAAGTTGGCTCATGTAAGATTAGAAGAGAATCTGCCTGCTGGGAATACGGGATGCCCTTGGGGCGTAGCTGACAGGCCACTGTCATGGCCCATGGCTGGTGTACATGAGTGAGAAGTGATCAGATCAACTCTCCTTTCAGAGTAACAGCAGCACTGTCATGTCAGGACATTATGTGGATGTGATGCATCTCGCTACTGGGAAATTCCTAATGACTGAGATACAAGCTTAATGAAATGGTGAGGGGAGGACCAACATAGCACCTCAAATAATGTCCAGTTCAAAACACATGGACCAGATCCTTGGTTGTTCTCCATCtgtgtgttattttctttttatccccCCAAGACTTCTCATGACTTATTGTTCCCCAGGCTGTGATTCAGGAAGGACTGAACACGTACTAGAAGGTATGTGTGGGAGCAGTCCTGCTGTGGTCAGTGGAAGGCACCATCTCACCCTGGTGCCCCTCAGGACCCAGACGTGGGCTGTATGCTTGTGTATCTTGGCAGATGTACCACTCAACCCCTGGCACCTCGGAGCAACTACGTGGGGCGGCTGGGAGGATGTGTTCAGCTTTCCagagagctgaaaaggaaagccGTGCTGCTTTTGATCTATGTTTTATTTTGAGTGTTAGTCTGACtggacataggaaaaaaaaaaaagacaaagcaaaagcaaCGTGAAGCCTTAGATGGTTATAAAAGTAGGTTGGTACACTGCTATTATAAAAGGCAGCTTCTCCATAACTAGTCATGGGGTCGTAAGTGAATAAAACTCTAAAGCTAAGGATTGGGTTGCACTTTGTGTCCTTCCTGCTTGGCAGCCATATCTGTGGTCACACTCTGAAATTTGACTTGTGTTGTTTTTcatacacaaaataaacaaaacctgagACAAAGGGCAAGCTTGTAAATAGGGGAGCAGCTTCTGGggatttctgattttatttgtttgcattttattacCTTCTTATGCCAGCTAATAAGCTGACTTACCTTGCAGCAGATAGATGCGGATAAGGCTGATAGCCTCTGGAGTCCAATTTTGCAAGCTGGGAAGGAGGTCGCTGAAGTTATTGGTAATAGGCTGGAGATCACCTGCGAAAAAAATACCATCTCCTGCTTCTGTTAATTAGAAGAGTATACTTTTATGAGACAGATTGAAGTGATTAACTGTTGTaactgtttgggaaaaaaaattgaaaagggaTGGTATTTTTCATAGCTTTACCAAGGAGGAGCAAAAAAAGCCACTTTGCTGAACCACAGCCAGCCACTCGGGCCATTCTGACTAGTAAAGGCCAAAGGAGATTTGCCTGTAGGAAGGACAGAGATCCCGTGCTGACAACATGAAACAAGCTGAAACCATGTCTCTGAAAAACATTCTTGCAGTTTAAGTGGAAATCCCTTTTCTCAGACCTTGCCAACAACTGCCTTGAAGGGTTTTACAGTTCAATGGCCTTTCCTGGCAGGGCAAGCTTGTATGGGTCAGGGGAGGAAGCTAATGCAGGAGCATTGAACGCTGTGCTGTTGAATTGAGATACTACCAGTGCACAGAAAAAGATAATGGGAGCAGGCAAGACCAGCAGCTGCACAAAGTGAAAAGAGAACTGAACCTTAGATGCTGTCTGCGGGCATAAACCAAAAATTCCTGTAAACagtgtgtgatgggttaaccctggctggacgccaggtgcccaccagagccgttctatcactccccctccttctcagctggacaggggagagaaaatataacaaagagcttgtgggtcgagataaggataggagagatcactcaccaattaccgtcacgggcaaaacagactcagtttggggaaaattaactcgatttattacaaatcaaccggagtagggtaatgagaaataaaaccaaatctcagaacaccttccctccacccctcccttcttcccgggcacaacttcactcccggattctctaccaaccccccagcggcacagggggacggggatgggatttacggtcagttcatcacacgttattttctgccgcttcatcctcctcagggggaggactcatcacactcttcccctgctccagcgtggggtccctcccacgggagacagtcctccacgaacttctccaacatgggtccttcccacgggctgcagttcttcatgaactgctccagcatgggtcctttccacggcgtgcagtccttcaggcacagactgctccagcgtgggccccccacggggtcacaagtcctgccagaaaacctgctccgtgggcttctctctccacagatccgcaggtcctgccaggagcctgctccagcgcagggttcccacggggtcacagcctccttcgggaacccacctgctccggcgtggggtccaccacgggctgcaggtggagatctgctccaccgtggacctccatggactgcagggggacagcctgcctcaccatggtcttcaccacgggctgcaggggaatctctgctccagcacctggagcatctcctccccctccttcttcactgaccttggtgtccgcagggttgtttctcttacatgttctcactcctctctccggctgccgaatacctccgtcccaacttttttttccttcttaaaaatgctatcccagaggcgttaccgctaccgctgattggcttggccttggccggcggcgggtccgtcttagagccggctggtatgggctctgtcggacacaggggaagcttccagcagcttcttacagaagccacccctgtaaccccccccgctaccaaaaccttgccacacaaaaccaatacacagtgAAAAGGCCAACCACCTTCCACGAGGGAGTAGGTTCATGGCAGGGCAGAAGCCACACCCATTTAACTTCGACAATCTTTCCTTGAATGCTGAGCTTCAAAGTGAGGGTCAGAACATGCCTTTTGCAAAACCCTATAGGACTGGAAATGTGACTGTCCCTGGTGAATACATGCCCTGCCTCCACTGCTGACCCTCCAGCACACACCTAACAAaattttttcagaagcaaagtGTTACCAACAACCCGTTCCTGTTCACAAAAATCTCTAATTTTTGCTGTAGGACTACTGGGTCAACACAATTTAAGCTGCCTCCAACCAAGCATggaattattttatatatatataaaaaacaggTTGAGACTGGATTAGAAAGCTGCTGTCAGTGACTTCAGATGAAGTGGATTACTCTGTTGCTGTAAttaagtggaaaccagtaatatACATCATAAATGTTCAGGTTACATGTATTACTGGTTATGTTATTGTACCAACATTCCACGTATACTTTACTTCATCCTATGCTGTTTCTAAACAAAATGTCTTTCACCctccaggaggaaagaaatgcagagtaAAAGCAACGCTGAAAACTAAATTGGGGTTGTAGTGGTTTTTTCAATAGTGAAATATGTAATTGCCAGCACATTGTCTGATGCTGAATGGTGAGTGATGCTCCGTCCACTAAGAATGCTGGTGGTTCAGATGTTCATGCAGATGTCCTGTGAGATTATAGATGTGTACTGAACCCTCGGTGCCCTGTGATGTGCTAGTCATGCTCTCAAGTAAGGACACCCAACGTATACC
This region of Harpia harpyja isolate bHarHar1 chromosome 1, bHarHar1 primary haplotype, whole genome shotgun sequence genomic DNA includes:
- the TMEM42 gene encoding transmembrane protein 42, yielding MRGGGPAAAAAGLLAAAAAAAAKLALGPGGEAAGGWLPVLLRIGCIGLVFTCNAMMWTVFAKALRLSSSSAAASVTSTASNFISSAILGKLLFAETWTPLWWVGLAVTLCGLVLLHTAVPQPAQLPVEKKEA